From the genome of Pelmatolapia mariae isolate MD_Pm_ZW linkage group LG12, Pm_UMD_F_2, whole genome shotgun sequence, one region includes:
- the LOC134639133 gene encoding G2/M phase-specific E3 ubiquitin-protein ligase-like, translated as MTWMTENLHRHIHISRSFKKLSKEEIEGLLRAHSEKVITPGTRQLHISRANVWSTALRQFKRPKFAESCEMLYVTFASDEHDTEEDAADLGGPRREFFRLLVKAIFQDSGAFEATPNGCTLKFNILHLQNGVYRTIGRMLSTIIVQGGEAPAFLSPHVVDYIVSGDILQVHLTPDDIGDPELRENLKKVVNATTQHDLEKAVSCCDSWRYQVEGLPLTVTMANKDLFVKNAALYLAVLQRQSCFDQLTDGLSYYGILSLLRENPSLRVLLDLSGEDKDLTASLIAGVLRPSYSVLGSNRRVREELMVVKFREFLQCVENEELRDALGERTLTKDEGFEAWSHLGFCHREQQGSSHRFSTSS; from the exons atgacctggatgactgagaaccttcacagacatattcatATTTCAAG GTCTTTTAAGAAGCTCAgcaaagaagaaattgaagGTCTTCTTAGAGCTCATAGTGAGAAAGTCATTACACCAGGAACAAGACAACTCCATATCAGTCGAGCCAATGTGTGGTCGACTGCTTTGCGTCAGTTCAAGAGACCCAAGTTTGCAGAAAGCTGTGAGATGCTTTATGTCACATTTGCAAGCGATGAACATGATACAGAGGAAGATGCTGCTGACCTTGGGGGGCCAAGGCGGGAGTTTTTCCGTTtactggtgaaggccatctttCAGGACAGTGGTGCTTTTGAAG CTACACCAAATGGATGCACACTGAAATTTAACATCCTACACTTGCAAAATGGAGTATATCGAACCATTGGCAGGATGTTGTCCACGATAATAGTGCAAGGTGGAGAAGCACCAGCCTTTCTCTCTCCACATGTAGTAGACTACATTGTGTCAGGAGACATTCTTCAAGTACACCTAACACCGGATGATATAGGTGACCCTGAGTTAAGAGAGAATCTGAAAAAG gtTGTAAATGCAACAACTCAACATGATTTGGAGAAAGCAGTCAGCTGCTGCGACTCATGGCGATATCAAGTTGAAGGTCTTCCACTCACAGTCACCATGGCCAATAAAGATCTGTTTGTGAAAAATGCAGCTCTATACCTTGCAGTCCTGCAACGGCAAAGCTGTTTCGATCAGCTAACTGATGGCTTGTCCTACTATGGA ATTTTATCACTCCTGAGAGAGAACCCCAGTTTGCGTGTTCTGCTTGACCTATCGGGGGAGGACAAAGATCTGACAGCCAGTTTAATTGCTGGGGTTCTCAGGCCAAGCTATTCTGTCCTTGGGAGCAACAGAAGAGTTAGAGAGGAGCTGATGGTGGTCAAATTTCGGGAATTTCTCCAGTGTGTCGAAA atGAAGAGCTGAGAGACGCACTTGGAGAAAGGACTCTTACCAAGGATGAAGGCTTTGAGGCCTGGTCACATCTTGGCTTTTGCCACCGGGAGCAGCAAGGTTCCAGCCATAGGTTTTCAACCAGCTCCTAA
- the LOC134639279 gene encoding glutathione hydrolase 5 proenzyme-like, whose translation MAKLKPECLKAAVAADSLKCSEIGRDILQKGGSAVDGAIAALLCTSIINPQSAGIGGGVIFTVMDSYGKVKIINSRETVPTTTSPDLLQTCPKDYSWKEDSRWIGVPGEIRGYAVAHRLYGKLPWAELFQPTIKLAREGFPIPYVQGQYIPRIANTSLWKFFSDKNGNLLKTGDTVKFEKLADTLETIANEGADVFYNGTIAKNLISDIQKAGGTLTLEDLASYKANVTDAWNISLGDYKMYFPPPPAGGAILSLILNIMKGYKMNSEPKMTNEKTLFYHRYTEALKFANGLKKQFKQMTEKFTEDSFANHIRSLITNKTHELQYYSITPYLESMGTTHVSVLAEDGSAVSATSSINHMFGSKVFSPSTGVILNNQVYDFCHKMDSISPGERPPSNMAPSMLKSKSKTLVIGGSGGSMITPGVASAIMNHLWFGKSLKEAIDSPIVYVNSKGEVKFESKTKKDVVDALEAKGHQILKFYNVVNSVEKESDGCISAWSDERKKGKAAGY comes from the exons ATGGCGAAGCTTAA GCCCGAGTGCCTGAAAGCTGCAGTGGCCGCAGACTCTCTCAAATGTTCAGAGATTGGACG GGACATTCTTCAGAAAGGCGGCTCTGCAGTAGATGGCGCCATTGCTGCGCTCCTGTGCACCTCCATCATTAACCCACAGAGTGCGGGCATCGGAGGCGGGGTCATATTCACTGTGATGGACAGCTATG GTAAAGTGAAAATTATCAACTCCAGAGAGACTGTCCCCACAACCACGAGCCCTGACCTGCTTCAGACATGTCCCAAAGATTATAGCTGGAAAGAAG ATAGCAGATGGATTGGGGTTCCTGGGGAAATTCGAGGTTATGCAGTGGCACACCGGCTTTATGGGAAGTTACCGTGGGCTGAACTCTTTCAGCCGACCATCAAACTGGCCAGAGAAGGATTTCCTATTCCTTATGTCCAAGGTCAATACATCCCACGCATTGCTAATACGTCACTATG GAAGTTTTTTTCAGATAAAAATGGGAACCTACTTAAGACCGGTGATACTGTGAAATTTGAGAAACTGGCTGACACTTTGGAGACGATCGCAAACGAGGGAGCAGATGTGTTTTACAACGGAACAATAGCAAAGAATTTAATCAGTGACATACAGAAAGCAG GAGGAACACTCACACTGGAGGACTTGGCATCATATAAAGCTAATGTGACTGATGCATGGAATATTTCTTTGGGAGATTATAAGATGTACTTCCCTCCGCCCCCTGCAGGAGGAGCCATCCTCAGCCTCATCCTCAACATAATGAAAG GATATAAAATGAACTCAGAACCTAAGATGACCAATGAAAAGACATTATTTTATCACCGTTATACTGAAGCTTTAAAATTTGCCAATGGATTAAAGAAAC AGTTCAAACAGATGACCGAGAAATTCACAGAGGATAGCTTTGCCAACCACATACGCAGCTTGATCACTAACAAGACTCATGAGCTCCAGTATTACAGCATCACTCCATATCTGGAGAGCATGGGTACCACACATGTGTCTGTGCTGGCTGAGGATGGATCCGCTGTGTCTGCCACCAGCAGCATCAACCACAT gtttggcTCCAAAGTCTTTTCTCCAAGCACTGGAGTCATCCTCAACAACCAGGTGTATGACTTCTGTCATAAAATGGATAGCATCTCTCCTG GGGAGCGGCCTCCCTCCAATATGGCTCCATCTATGCTGAAGTCTAAGTCAAAGACACTGGTGATAGGAGGGTCTGGTGGGAGCATGATCACACCAGGCGTGGCCTCG GCGATCATGAACCACCTTTGGTTTGGAAAGAGCCTTAAGGAGGCAATTGATTCTCCAATTGTTTATGTTAACTCTAAAGGTGAAGTAAAGTTTGAATCCAAGACTAAAAAG GATGTAGTTGATGCTCTTGAAGCTAAGGGAcatcaaatattaaaattttaCAATGTCGTTAACTCTGTGGAGAAGGAGAGCGATGGCTGTATCTCTGCATGGTCtgatgaaaggaaaaaaggCAAAGCAGCTGGTTACTGA